Proteins encoded together in one Telopea speciosissima isolate NSW1024214 ecotype Mountain lineage chromosome 4, Tspe_v1, whole genome shotgun sequence window:
- the LOC122658148 gene encoding uncharacterized protein LOC122658148: MVQKDLRSIKQQKKEEVPARLFPDSQNPIGPKLTLFSHPKPSFAFRRKLRWSLAVTNAEGGGNSSYTANQNLQSTATRSSPSSNDQIVFVGEESVTMEGVIRFDKHDESSQLNKWGCVALLAGGDVLALLLIGAIGRFNNGLCYEERKEEERRRKWKNRS, encoded by the exons ATGGTTCAGAAAGACCTGCGCAGCATAAAACAG cagaagaaagaagaagtccCTGCTCGCCTCTTCCCCGATTCCCAAAATCCGATTGGACCGAAGCTAACTCTCTTCTCTCATCCTAAACCAAGCTTTGCTTTCAGAAGAAAACTTAGATGGAGTCTCGCTGTGACAAATGCTGAGGGAGGTGGCAACTCATCTTATACGGCAAACCAGAATTTACAGAGCACCGCAACCCGTTCATCTCCTTCCAGCAATGACCAAATTGTTTTTGTCGGCGAGGAAAGCGTTACTATGGAAGGTGTGATTCGGTTCGATAAACACGATGAGTCTTCGCAATTGAATAAATGGGG TTGTGTTGCTCTGCTTGCTGGTGGGGATGTTTTAGCTTTACTCTTGATCGGTGCTATTGGAAGATTTAACAATGGGCTTTGTtatgaagagagaaaggaagaagaacgaagaagaaaatggaagaacagAAGTTga
- the LOC122660093 gene encoding heterogeneous nuclear ribonucleoprotein 1-like, with translation MDLDQAKLFVGGISWETSEETLQDHFNKYGDVVESVIMRDKNTGSARGFGFVLFSDPSVADKALQDKHVILGRTVEVKKAVPRGDQHHHPHQQQTKGSSRNSSNDGNGNQFRTKKIFVGGLSSSLTEEEFKSYFEKFGRITDVVVMYDSVTHRPRGFGFITFDSEEAVESVMQKNFHELNDKFVEVKRAVPKDGNSSGNGNGTNTNTRAGGGRGSLCGSYRGVVHPSYSPRYWMFPGYTPPPLPGFGGIGGYPYGANTYGGGYSIGGYSGIGYGTPPIAVPRSPWYGPAMVGARQSPVLYGDSAIYPGYMNGGVGGVLGMTAGDHLGIIRPAANGKWNQGIGGDTQVPANTMPPQNDGGKLEDDPTGFSGSNGAGTVKQNKRGPDGRHSSCPITNAS, from the exons ATGGATCTTGATCAAGCAAAATTGTTCGTGGGAGGAATCTCTTGGGAAACCAGTGAAGAAACTTTGCAAGATCACTTCAACAAGTATGGGGATGTCGTGGAGTCTGTTATAATGAGAGACAAGAATACTGGGAGTGCAAGAGGTTTTGGGTTTGTTCTATTCTCAGATCCATCAGTTGCTGATAAAGCGCTTCAAGACAAGCATGTCATACTAGGAAGAACG GTAGAGGTGAAAAAAGCGGTACCCAGAGGTGACCAACACCATCATCCTCACCAACAACAGACTAAAGGTTCAAGTAGGAACAGTAGTAATGACGGCAATGGCAATCAGTTTAGAACTAAGAAGATTTTTGTAGGGGGTTTATCTTCTAGCCTAACCGAGGAGGAGTTTAAGAGCTACTTTGAGAAGTTTGGTAGGATTACAGATGTTGTCGTTATGTATGACAGTGTAACCCACAGACCCAGAGGTTTTGGGTTCATAACCTTCGATTCCGAAGAAGCCGTGGAGAGTGTGATGCAGAAAAACTTCCATGAGTTGAATGATAAATTCGTGGAGGTCAAGAGGGCTGTGCCCAAAGATGGGAATAGCAGTGGTAACGGCAACGGTACTAATACTAATACGAGAGCAGGTGGTGGAAGAGGGTCTCTATGTGGTAGTTACCGAGGTGTAGTTCACCCATCTTACAGCCCCAGGTATTGGATGTTCCCTGGTTATACCCCTCCACCCCTTCCTGGGTTTGGAGGTATTGGAGGCTACCCTTATGGAGCAAACACATATGGAGGAGGGTACTCTATTGGAGGATACAGTGGAATTGGTTATGGCACACCTCCAATTGCCGTCCCTAGGAGTCCTTGGTATGGCCCAGCCATGGTTGGTGCTAGGCAGAGTCCAGTTCTGTATGGAGATTCTGCAATCTATCCTGGCTACATGAATGGTGGAGTTGGTGGGGTCTTGGGGATGACAGCTGGTGATCATCTTGGGATTATTAGGCCTGCTGCAAATGGGAAGTGGAATCAGGGCATTGGCGGTGATACACAGGTGCCTGCCAACACAATGCCACCACAAAATGATGgtggaaagttggaggatgaTCCCACAGGTTTCAGTGGAAGCAATGGTGCTGGTACAGTCAAGCAGAACAAGAGGGGACCTGATGGACGGCATAGTTCTTGTCCTATCACTAATGCTAGTTGA